In the Magnolia sinica isolate HGM2019 chromosome 15, MsV1, whole genome shotgun sequence genome, one interval contains:
- the LOC131227449 gene encoding SNF1-related protein kinase regulatory subunit beta-1-like isoform X2, whose translation MGNTNGREEGENGGGEYPPRRSDGGDFLENSGCRVRVPSLDAMGNNTPPESPGRSQSPLLFAPQVPVAPLQRAADIPPVFNQPFINDSHGPLDLPPEQGIPTMITWNYGGKDVAVEGSWDNWTSRKTLQRSGKDQSILLVLPSGIYQYKFIVDGEWRYIPDLPCVADEMGRITNLLDVHDYVPENLESVVEFEHPPSPDSSYGQPFPVDGDFSKEPLAVPSQLHLTILGMQNPTEAASSLKPQHVVLNHLYIEKGWAPQSLVALGLTHRFQSKYVTVVLYKPLRR comes from the exons ATGGGGAATACAAAcgggagagaagagggagagaacGGGGGCGGCGAATATCCTCCCAGAAGATCCGACGGCGGAGATTTCCTGGAGAATTCCGGTTGCCGGGTCCGTGTGCCGTCTTTGGATGCAATGGGGAACAACACCCCTCCAGAGAGCCCTGGGAGGTCTCAATCCCCGCTCTTGTTCGCTCCGCAG GTACCTGTAGCTCCCTTGCAGAGAGCTGCAGACATTCCTCCAGTTTTCAATCAACCATTTATCAATGACTCACACGGACCGTTGGATCTTCCCCCTGAGCAAGGAATACCCACCATGATCACATGGAACTATGGTGGCAAGGATGTTGCGGTAGAAGGTTCATGGGACAATTGGACATCAAG GAAGACCTTGCAGAGGTCAGGTAAAGATCAGTCCATTCTGTTGGTACTCCCATCTGGTATCTACCAGTACAAGTTCATTGTGGATGGCGAATGGAGATACATTCCTGATCTTCCTTGTGTAGCTGATGAGATGGGTCGCATTACTAACCTCCTTGACGTGCAT GACTATGTGCCAGAAAACCTCGAGAGCGTCGTGGAGTTTGAGCATCCGCCATCACCAGACTCAAGCTACGGCCAGCCCTTCCCAGTGGACGGGGACTTCTCAAAGGAGCCACTGGCTGTTCCGTCTCAACTGCACCTCACAATCCTTGGAATGCAAAACCCTACAGAAGCTGCTTCTTCGTTGAAGCCCCAGCATGTTGTTCTCAACCACTTATATATAGAGAAAGGATGGGCTCCTCAGTCTCTGGTTGCGCTCGGCTTGACCCACAGATTCCAGTCCAAATACGTAACTGTTGTACTCTACAAGCCTCTGAGAag GTAG
- the LOC131227412 gene encoding uncharacterized protein LOC131227412 isoform X2, with translation MANPSRRNSISNPTSENHNQTLHQSVAIFLKRPQAFPCLLSVFVLLTWLSLRFQHLSSSQIQQQQQQWMKKDESDNMKTANIVRFSSEFPSLVVKDKRGWLLNPVSATSDAGISGGAQSCESVHVGEIRPGGVRANHRHHTCNETFIIWGAKTKFRCKLIL, from the exons ATGGCAAACCCTAGCAGAAGGAATTCGATTTCAAACCCCACATCAGAAAATCACAACCAAACGCTCCACCAATCGGTCGCAATTTTCCTGAAGAGGCCGCAGGCATTTCCATGCCTACTCTCTGTTTTCGTACTCCTCACATGGCTTTCCCTCAGATTCCAACATCTGAGCTCCTCTCAaatccagcagcagcagcagcaatggaTGAAGAAAGATGAGTCTGACAATATGAAGACTGCCAATATTGTCAGATTCAGCTCTGAATTCCCTTCCCTTGTCGTCAAAGACAAGCGGGGTTGGCTCCTCAATCCCGTGTCTGCTACCTCTGATGCCGGCATTTCAG GGGGTGCACAGTCATGTGAGTCAGTGCATGTGGGTGAGATCCGACCTGGCGGCGTAAGGGCAAACCACAGGCATCATACATGCAATGAAACATTTATCATTTGGGGcgccaaaacaaagtttagg TGTAAGCTCATCTTGTGA
- the LOC131227449 gene encoding SNF1-related protein kinase regulatory subunit beta-1-like isoform X1 yields the protein MGNTNGREEGENGGGEYPPRRSDGGDFLENSGCRVRVPSLDAMGNNTPPESPGRSQSPLLFAPQVPVAPLQRAADIPPVFNQPFINDSHGPLDLPPEQGIPTMITWNYGGKDVAVEGSWDNWTSRKTLQRSGKDQSILLVLPSGIYQYKFIVDGEWRYIPDLPCVADEMGRITNLLDVHDYVPENLESVVEFEHPPSPDSSYGQPFPVDGDFSKEPLAVPSQLHLTILGMQNPTEAASSLKPQHVVLNHLYIEKGWAPQSLVALGLTHRFQSKYVTVVLYKPLRR from the exons ATGGGGAATACAAAcgggagagaagagggagagaacGGGGGCGGCGAATATCCTCCCAGAAGATCCGACGGCGGAGATTTCCTGGAGAATTCCGGTTGCCGGGTCCGTGTGCCGTCTTTGGATGCAATGGGGAACAACACCCCTCCAGAGAGCCCTGGGAGGTCTCAATCCCCGCTCTTGTTCGCTCCGCAG GTACCTGTAGCTCCCTTGCAGAGAGCTGCAGACATTCCTCCAGTTTTCAATCAACCATTTATCAATGACTCACACGGACCGTTGGATCTTCCCCCTGAGCAAGGAATACCCACCATGATCACATGGAACTATGGTGGCAAGGATGTTGCGGTAGAAGGTTCATGGGACAATTGGACATCAAG GAAGACCTTGCAGAGGTCAGGTAAAGATCAGTCCATTCTGTTGGTACTCCCATCTGGTATCTACCAGTACAAGTTCATTGTGGATGGCGAATGGAGATACATTCCTGATCTTCCTTGTGTAGCTGATGAGATGGGTCGCATTACTAACCTCCTTGACGTGCAT GACTATGTGCCAGAAAACCTCGAGAGCGTCGTGGAGTTTGAGCATCCGCCATCACCAGACTCAAGCTACGGCCAGCCCTTCCCAGTGGACGGGGACTTCTCAAAGGAGCCACTGGCTGTTCCGTCTCAACTGCACCTCACAATCCTTGGAATGCAAAACCCTACAGAAGCTGCTTCTTCGTTGAAGCCCCAGCATGTTGTTCTCAACCACTTATATATAGAGAAAGGATGGGCTCCTCAGTCTCTGGTTGCGCTCGGCTTGACCCACAGATTCCAGTCCAAATACGTAACTGTTGTACTCTACAAGCCTCTGAGAaggtaa
- the LOC131227412 gene encoding uncharacterized protein LOC131227412 isoform X1 encodes MANPSRRNSISNPTSENHNQTLHQSVAIFLKRPQAFPCLLSVFVLLTWLSLRFQHLSSSQIQQQQQQWMKKDESDNMKTANIVRFSSEFPSLVVKDKRGWLLNPVSATSDAGISGGAQSCESVHVGEIRPGGVRANHRHHTCNETFIIWGAKTKFRLEDSHVAGKGYIEVMIGAEEVAVAASPSGMAHALVNVDHTRTTFFLGCQDNIINYNSSTTDFNVWKDL; translated from the exons ATGGCAAACCCTAGCAGAAGGAATTCGATTTCAAACCCCACATCAGAAAATCACAACCAAACGCTCCACCAATCGGTCGCAATTTTCCTGAAGAGGCCGCAGGCATTTCCATGCCTACTCTCTGTTTTCGTACTCCTCACATGGCTTTCCCTCAGATTCCAACATCTGAGCTCCTCTCAaatccagcagcagcagcagcaatggaTGAAGAAAGATGAGTCTGACAATATGAAGACTGCCAATATTGTCAGATTCAGCTCTGAATTCCCTTCCCTTGTCGTCAAAGACAAGCGGGGTTGGCTCCTCAATCCCGTGTCTGCTACCTCTGATGCCGGCATTTCAG GGGGTGCACAGTCATGTGAGTCAGTGCATGTGGGTGAGATCCGACCTGGCGGCGTAAGGGCAAACCACAGGCATCATACATGCAATGAAACATTTATCATTTGGGGcgccaaaacaaagtttagg TTGGAAGACAGTCATGTGGCAGGAAAAGGTTACATAGAAGTCATGATTGGTGCCGAAGAGGTTGCTGTTGCTGCTAGCCCAAGCGGAATGGCTCATGCGCTAGTTAATGTTGACCATACACGGACCACCTTCTTCTTGGGTTGCCAAGACAATATAATAAACTATAACAGCTCAACTACTGATTTTAATGTTTGGAAGGATCTTTAA